aagtatttatagaaaaaaaaattgattaattattttttttttgcatattttCAGATTAGGTCGTTGGGCCCAACGACTCTTTTAGAAATCTGGCCCAATTCATTAATTttcgaaaaataataatatttgttttCTCAAATCGAGCCGGTACCTATTCCTTTAACGGGCCGGTCTTATCGATCCGAGTCCAAAAAAATGGACCGGCCTAATTTTTTTTACGTTGGGCCGATACCCTATCTGGTATTCCCCAACCGGCCCATTTTGACGGGTCTAGATTTATGTAATGGTTAGGCCGCCAGGTGGATGGCGGGGAGTTGGGCCTTGTTGGTTATTTATTTGTGGTCTCAAGTATTGttgttcattgtgattgtgCATGTGTTATTATTGATGGTTAGCTTAGATACCACACTGGTACACTAACATTACTTATGATTGGCTCGGATACCATGCCGGTACACTAACATTATTTATGGTTGGCCAGGGTACCATGCTAtcatactaatattactaatgATTGGCTCGAGTACCACATGTGATGTGATTCATTATGGTTGGCTCAGGTACTGCACTGGTACACTAACAGTTTGTGTGTGGGTTACATGAGAGGAATGATTTATGCATATTGTGATCATATGAGACATGTTTTATGCATAGTTGATTCATGATCTTAGAACTAGAAGTCTCTTTCTTTTATTGATTGGTTGTTATATGTGTTAACTGTGTTGGTCCTTGAGGGGCCCAGTTATTGTGCGTAAATATCGGGATGGTTTTTGTGTAGATCAAGATTGTATGTTACTTACCTCAAGCTATGTCTTAAGGATCCGTACGTTGTTCAGGATAGTTGGAGACTAAGTGGAAATTAGGGATGGGTATGTGTGTGGATTGCTTATGATTTATGTAATTGTTAGGCCAAGTGGATGGCGGGGAGTTGTGCCTTGTTGGTTATTGAGGCAGGGTGTGTTTGCTAAGTGGTTTGAGATTTATTTGATGATGCAAGGGTTAGGCTTGGAAAGCCTGAGTGTGGTATAAAGGATAGGCTAAGTAAAAGACTTAAGAGTCATAGTGGGTCAGGTTATGATCAGTTATGGTAAGGGAGGTGTATCTTAGTGATGGAATTGGCAACAGAAGGGTGTAGAGAGATGTTGGGCACGTTGAACGGGCGAGAGCATTATGGCTAATGGCAAGAGTGGTGTCTTAAGAACAAAAGTGGTAATTTCAAGTTGCATGTTTCCTTTTATTTGTTTGCATGATATTATGGGTGGATTCGGATTGCTGATGAAGCCtataagtatatatttttttgtattaatactactcttgctatgccacttgacatagtctAGTTGTAGGGTCAGTGATAATTTTTAGGTGAAGCCAAAGATGATCTCCAACATCTTCTATTTTATCCTTCCTCTAGATGAGAGATGTGCCCCATTTTCTTGTATATCACATTCTCCTAGTATcttttgtacctgtttagacttgtTCCTTGAGAGGGTTATATTGGTGGTTTAAAgggaatttttatatataacttgtaaatgagtttcttaTTTTAATCAATGAGGGAAGCTTTTCTTATTAATATAATGGTGAATTATCGTATTTGTTAATTTCTGCATGGCCTGTTTTAAAATGAGTGGAAGGGTTTttctatctaggtgttagagttgGTGTCTGCATGATCCGGTGGGTTAAATTAAAGATAGGTCAAGTGTATCAAAATGTTATTTAATCATGTGGTTTTAAACACTTcatatataaagtaaaaattaagaattatgtataaaaattaaagagttaTGTAAAAATTAAgcggactaaaaagaaaagtaagtcACGCAAATCGAAACGGAGAAAGTATTGTATTATGTAtagcaaataaaaaaaattacaccgtCAATTAATGTATATGTTAAAGCCATAATAAAGTTAATATATTCAAATCCAACCATATATCTATCCCCACAAATGACTAATTGTAGTATAGGTAAAATGTTACACGGTCAGGCACATATTGTGCGGTTCACATCATGTACTACTTATTGTGTGAATTGCGCGCACTTTTTGTAATTTgacatataaattttatgttgacGCTTGACTGGGGAGTTCAAATGGAATATCTTAAGTTTATGTATCACGCTTAATTTCTTAGCAGTTTCATTAATTTGTATGTTAGTTAATTTATCACTCAAGCATCTAGATGATTTTGACTACGACAAcattatcttttttaaaaatttataattgggTCAACACAGACTTTATCGTTGACCATAATTCCTGTAGGCAGCTTCCTACCACACATTTATTTTCTCAGTGtgtttatatcataatatatgcaAATGCTAATTAATCAAGTCTTCACTCTGCATATATATTATTGAGAATTCCTCATTTAGATCACACATATTTTTCTTGAGTcgaataattattatatttatagcCAAGTTTTTGTTAATTTCATTTAGCCACGAGAGAATGAATCAACAAAAAAGTAGTAGTTGTTTGGTTCCAATAACTCCTGAAATTATTCGATGGAGTTACGATGTTTTTCTAAGTTTTCGAGGTGAGGATATACGCAAAACTTTTGTTGATCATCTCTATGCTGCACTTCAACAAAAGGGAATCAACACATTCAAAGATGATGAGAAATTAGAGAAAGGCAATTCTATATCACCAGGACTTATGAGAGCAATTGAAGAATCGCGCATAGCTTTGATTATTTTCTCCAAGAAGTATGCTAATTCGACATGGTGTTTAGATGAAGCAGTGAAAATCATGGAATGTAAGAATGTGAAAGGACAAATCGTTCTTCCGGTGTTCTATGATGTAGATCCATCAACAGTAAGGAAACAAAAATCGAGCTTTGAAGAAGCATTTAATAATTATGAAGATTGTTTCCAGGTGCAAAAATGGAGAGCAGCAATAGAGGAAGCAGCTAATTTATCTGGCTGGGATTTGGCAAATACTGCCAATGCGTAAGTATCATCAAATCAATTTGTGcacaatttaatatatatagaaaacaagTTGGGTTTTAGATGAACGAAGcttttactatatatatatatatatatatatatatatatatatgccacaaAACAGATTTTTTAAAGATATATTTTGTGGTATGTAGGCATGAAGCTGTAGTCATAAAGCAAATTGTGGAAGATATAATGGCTAGATTGGGTAGTCAGAGCatgaaaaatggtgaaaatcTTATTGGAATCGAGTCACGTATGGAAAAAGTATATAAAATGCTTAGCATTGGGTCTGGTGGAGTTCGTTTCGTTGGAATATTGGGAATGAGTGGAGTGGGGAAGACAACTCTAGCGCGAGTAATTTATGATAATATTCGGAGTCAATTTGAAGGTTCGTGTTTTCTTCATGAAGTTAGAGACCGTTCAGCAAAACACAATGGTCTAGTGCACTTGCAAGAGATACTTCTTTCTGAAATCCTTTTCATGAAAGATGTAAATATCAACAATTTATATGAAGGAGTCAATAGGCAGATACAAAGATTACAGTACAAAAAggttcttcttgttcttgatgATGTTGATCACGTAGATCAATTAGATGCCTTAGCAAGGAAACGTGAGTGGTTTGGTCACGGAAGTAGAATTATCATAACAACTAAAGATAAACACTTGCTTGTTAAACATGATGTAGAAAAGATATACAGAATGACAACGTTGAATGAAAACGAAAGTTTGCAGCTCTTTAAGTTATACGCCTTTAAGAAAATCTGTCTTACAGATGAATTTAGGGATCTCTCAGCTCAAGTTATAAGGCATTGTGCTGGACTCCCCTTGGCTTTGAAAGTCCTTGGAAGTTTCTTGTATGGAAGAGATTTGGCTGAATGGGAAAGTGAAGTGGAACGATTGAAACAAATTCCAGAAGATGAAATTGTGAAGAAACTCGAATTATGTTTCAATGGACTCAACAAAATTGAACAAAAGATATTATTAGATATTGTGTGTTTCTTCATAGGGAAGAAGAAAGAATCAGTTACAAGAATATTAGAGAGTTTTAATTTTAGTCCTGTTATTGGCATAAAAGTTCTCATGGAGAAATCTTTGATTATGTTTTCACAAGGTCGGATTCAAGTCCATCAATTGATACAAGAAATGTGTTGGTATATTATTCGTCAAGAAGCTTCTGATGATCCAAGAAGATATAGTAGGTTGTGGCTTCCTGAGAATATTTCTCATGTACTCGCAGCAGATTTGGTAAGTATTTTTgcataaatgatattttctaATTTGTTAGCTTTTCTTgaacatttttataaatatcTAATTTTGTGCCTATTTCATTAATAAGGGCACTGAAAAGATTGAAGGAATGTCACTGAACTTGGCTTTGGCACAAGAAGTGAACATAAGCAGCGCGGCTTTCACACAAATGAGCAGACTAAGATTTCTCAGTATCCAGAATACAAATGTTCACCACGGTCCTAATTTTCTTCCTGGTGAGTTGAGGTGGTTGAATTGGCACGCATATCCATCAAGAAGTCTGCCTGTTAGTTTTCAGGGCGAAAAGCTTgttggtttgaagttgaaaGATAGTCGAATCATACAACTTTGGCAAGGCTCCAAGGTTATCTATTCCTTTTCTAACATTCACATGACGATGGAATATTCATCCAAACTAACTTACTGAATTATGACAGGTTCTAGGAAAATTGAAATACATCAACCTAAGCGAGTCACAGAAGCTAGTAAGGACTCCGGATTTTTCAGGTACCCCTAATCTTGAAAGGCTGGTTCTTGAAGGATGCACAAATTTGgtagaaataattttttctgtTAGAGATCTCAGAAGGTTAGTCTTGCTGAATCTGAAGAACTGTAGAAATTTAAAGACTCTACCGAAGATCATTCAATTGGAAAGTCTTAAGATTTTGATTCTATCAGGCTgcttaaaactcaaaaagttgtcggaaataaaagaaaaaatgaattgTTTGTCTGAAGTGTACTTGGAAGGAACAGCTTTGAGAGAACTACCCGAATCAGTTGAGAACTTTTCAGGAGTAACTTTGATAAATCTAAGTAACTGCAAGTATCTTGAGAATCTTCCAAGCAGTATTTGTAGATTAAAGTGTCTAAGAACACTTGATCTATCCGGGTGCTCAAGACTCGAAAGATTATCAGATGACTTTGGACTTTTAGAGAGTTTAGAGGAGCTTCATTGCGATGACACAGCCATCCGAACAATTCCTTCCTGTGTCTCTCAGCTAAAGAACCTTAAGCACTTATCTCTCCGCGGATGTAAAAATGCTTTGGGTTTACAAGTATGGAGCTCACTCATTTTCTCTTGGCTATTAGGAAAAGGACACAACAACTCTATGGGTCTGTTTTTTCCTAATTTATCAGGTCTTTGCTCATTGACAAAGCTGGACATAAGTGACTGCAATATTTTAGACGGAGGGATCCTATCTAATCTTGGGTTTTTGCCATCTTTGGAGGAAGTGAATCTCGGGAAAAATGATTTTGCTGTTATTCCATCTGCAAGCATCAATGGTCTAACTCGACTTAAAGTTGTTGAATTGGTTGGTTGTAAGAGGCTTGAGATTTTTCCAGAGCTTCCTTTAAGTATAGAAGAGGTGTATGCCGATGAATGTACATCACTGAGGAGTGGCATTGATCAATTAAGCAAATATCCAATGTTGTCGCGAGTTTCACTTACCCAATGTCACCAACTTGTCAAAAATGAACCTGATGTCCCCGTTGTTGATTCATTGTGGAATCACATGCTCAAGGTAAGTAAATAGCTCTTTATATGTACATTTAACACTCCAGAATCTTGGTAAATACATAAAACATTTTTTTGCACGACACAGGGACTATCGATGGTGGATGATGATTTCAGTATATGTATCCCTGGATCTGAAGTTCCTGAGTGGTTTACGTACAAGAATTTGGGTCCTTCAATATCAGTCACGCTACCTAAAAATTGGTACACAAACAAATTCATGGGCTTTGCTCTTTGTGTTGTTTTTAACAGTTTTAAGGAACCTTCCTGTATGAATCTTGGTTACCTTAAAAAAATCCCTGGATTTCTAGTCATATTTAAGCTCACAAGGCATGATGGAAAGCCTGGCCTGTTTTTTAAGAGTATTGGCTCAGTAGGAAGTGAGGAATGTCCTGATTCAGGTCACATTCTCCTGGCCTATGCATCATTCGATTCTTTTTGGTCAACGCATGAGTACCGTGTTTGCAATCCTAACGACTGGATTCAAATAGACATTTGTGGGACTGATGCAGATGTTGCAATCAAAGGTTGGGGGATGCATCTTCTATACGAGAACGATATTATAAATGATGAGTTGGTGATACAAACTAACTCCTCTCGATATGGAAAGATGGGCTTGTTTCATGCAATCTTTGATGGATCTAAGTATATGAAAAGGAAAAGACACGGACATACATCATTTTCTAGGCTGCCTTCATATTTTGATGAACTAGGATATGTCAATTCATTTGGAGAAACAAGTAATGAAGATTTTGATGAAACACTATTTGGGAGAGGATTCATTGGGATTGTAGAAGCTCATCAAATAGTTGATATAACTATGGGTGAATCAACCTTTTTGACAGAATCTTGTTTTCAGATTTTCATTGATAGTTAAGCAGTTAAAAATTGGGAATTGACTTTTGGGTCATCCGATTGTCAATATTTTTTACCGGATGTCCATTTGTGTACTTGTCCCGAAATAAATGAAgcttatattttattatgatattCATATCAATTGGTGTATAGTTTTTAATGGATTTGAAAAATGATTAGGAATTAATAGTTAATGTCAAGGGtagaacacacaaaaaaaataaaaaagattctATTTTCCTTGATATGCTAAAGTGGACAAGcaaaagtgatttttttttagtataATAGATAAGTAAAAATGAGTGAAGTTAGTAAGTTCTTAAAATTGTTGTATCCTAATATAATACTctttcatttcaatttatgtgaaattCTTTCTCTTTTAGTTAGTCTAGATAAAATTATCTTTCTATAGTACTTTGAGGATTTATagtcacacaaatatttatgatttattttagattaaaaaaaaattaaagtcaGTACTTTCATTAATAAGTTTTGTgatcaattaaatatcttaatgAATGGAGACGAGGAAAATAGTTGTAATCTAGCAGGAAAAAAAATGCATACTAGAACAAGTGAACTCAAAAGGAAAAAGTCTACAATAGAAgctattttctgaaaaataggaGAATCTTTATACTAAAAGTCTTACATCAGCAAAATATATACTATTACCATTTTCGAACTTTAACTCTGGCTAATTTCCATGAAATTCTACAGGATCATACTGTACCCTATTCAAACTTCAATCCATCTGGAGAATTGATGCTCACACACTTTTTGATGTCCTTCACTATCAGAATATGATTATTCCTTTCACTTAAGTACAATTACTAGTAAGTTACGGAAAAAAAACCTTCTACTATAGTAAGTAAGCTGCCCATATTTTTCACCCTCAAAGCTTAAGGAACCATCATACAACTTGAGAATTTTGGCGTGTCAGATACTGAAGAATAGGTTCTTTTACCTGTAGATAGAGAAGAAAAGGGAACAGAAGAATAATTAGAAATATTTCCCAAATACTTCACTTCAGCCAGGATTCTTAACTAAGATTTTCTGGAAAAACTGATGGATATCATACCATGCTTGCTTTCCTACGACGTTTCTCCTGACTGGACCTGCTACAGACAATTTCGTACTCATCAGGTTGGTTTGGTTTTCCGTTAACTCTTCCATTCTCCTTGCCAGGAACAAAACTCTCCCGAGAAGCAACAGGCTGCACAAACATCATATCTAACTATTTGTTACTGCAGTTTTGTTAGGTGATCAACTAATTACTGCAGATTATTGAGGTAATCCACAAATGAACCAACCTCAGCTTTGCTTAATGGTGTGTTTTCATGCTCCTTTCTCTTGGAGACAGTCAGATCACTCATGAAAGATCCATTCCAGTATGCAGCATCAGATTTTCCTATAGTACGTGTGAGATCCGATCCAATAGAGTGGAGAGCACCACAAGTGGATAGATCTCTAAAATTGTTGGCTAGTAGACATAAAGTAATATCAGATTTTGTGGTCTAATTTGATGATAAGTATAGAAGTAACTTGACTAAACgttatcaaaattcaaaaggTTAGAATCATTACCTGATTCATGCATGTTGACATCCTGACCATTTATCGTAGTTAAAGATAAGAGTTAAAATAGTAGAAGTGCAAGAAAGTGTTAAAACTTATATTTAATTCAAGATTATTACCACACTGTCTTTTGCTGTTAAAACTTATATTTAATTCAAGATTATTACCACACTGTCTTTTGCTAAGACCTTCTTAACTTCAGCCAGCTTTTCTTCAGTCAGATCAGAGTGGATCACACGCTTCCCTGCAACGAAAAAATCAGTCCATCATTTGGTAATGCTCCATACAAAGAAGGAAATACGTTTTACCAGAGACCAGAGAGTACCTAGTCTGCGGTAGTTCTTAGCCTCGATGAATCCATCTTGTGTCATTTTATCAATTAGCTTCTTCACCGCAGTTTGGTTGGCTTCTCCTTCCAGTTTACTTTGGAGCTTGGCAACAGTTACATATTTCATTGGAAGAGCATGAAACAAAGCCTGAAACAAGAGACTATCTTTGTTACAATGAAATCTAGGAAGTAATTGCCAACTTCATGCAAATCAATATTAGCAAACTATTCACAAGATTTTTATTTAAGCAGATGAAAGAGAGTAGTTATTCATACTCCTAAAAGGGAGATTGTTATTCATACTATTCTTTTAACTTCACCGGGCTCCTCTCCTTTGTTTAAGTTACTAAATGACAATCCGGAACTTGTGTCTCCCCAATCTATAGGACATTATTGGGATATGTACTCTTTCCAAAAACCTTAAGAGAGGACAGAATATATTACTTCTCTATATTTGCACAAATGTTTCTTCAAGCTCCCAAACTGTACGACTCTTTACCTATAAAGGTCCAAGTAAGCAGGTAGTAAACCCcccccaccaccaccaccaccaaaaaataaataaattagtcaTCATGCAAAAATATATGTTCTTCTCTTGAATATAAAAGAGGAAGGGAGAAGGGGCAGTAGAAATTAAGAGATCGATAAGCACTGAATAATCACTTCATATATATTACTGAAATGTGAAGGAGTAGTCACGAGGTAAAGCAGTATTGAGAATCACAATCCCCTGGTAGAAAACGAGGAAAAGTAGGTGGGCAAAATCTACAATACGAGCATAATTCACAAATACAGTTAATAGATTAAGAAGAAATATAGACCAAATTAACTGAAGAGGATGGATGCATTTCAGAAGGATATCAGACACGTCCACTAGATACTTTTAAGCTCAATTCAAAGGATATTAATCAGGTTTCACCTTCATGTACATGTAATCTTCACCCTTGCCATTCTGAGATTGGTTGCCATTTTGATTTTGTTGGCCCTCTGTTTCTTCTTTCACAACATCAAACTCATAGTCGAATTTCTGCATTTGAGGAATATGATTGTCGGTGTTGGAAAAGGATATATCATGATTCAAGAGAGTAAAGATGTAAACAATTAATGAATTAAGGAAAACAATAAGAAACCTTTTGCTTCTTGATGATGTAAGTGTCTGTGCCAGCACTTGAAAGAATTCCTTCTTTAACAAGCTTTTCCAAAATatctaagaaaagaaaaacagatTCAGAAACTTTGGACAGCTTAAAAACCAGAAAGAATACCTGTAATCATCTGATATTGTATTTGGCACAAAAACTTCAGGAATTGGTGCTAGGATATGATATTACTGTTCTCCTCTATAGAAGCTCAGGTTGAGAACACCATCATCTGCTTAAAAGGTCTTTTCATTACCTTCAACCAAGGCCTGCAATCAGGATGCAATGTTAGGTGTAGGTGTGGCTAGTAAATGATGGAGAAACCGACACTTGATAGGAAAGCCAGCAGAAGTATCTTACCACTGAGATGTCTGGGAAATTTGAGAGAACATCTGTCATTTCAACTCTGTCAAGGTGGTATGAGCTGATCCAGTACTTAACCCGGCCAAATTGTTGTTCATCTTCTGCAGGATCTTGAGTATCATCTGAAAAGCCAATAAACGCATTAGAGTTCTTGATAACCTGGTTCAGAAAGGAAGTCGATAGTATTTGCTGCAATAAAAGTACCTTCATCAATCATATCATCTTTATCCTGAACATTTTGCTTTtctgtgaagaaaaaaaacttgtctttttatatttatgatattaaaaaaatactgaCAGAATGAATGCATGTACAACACGGGTCGAGTAGAGGAATGTGCATTACCAACTGGTGCAACTATATATTGGTCTTCATCAGAGTCACTGAACTGAAATTGGTGGATATTTAACAGTCAGTGCATGAACATACTTTAGCAAATAAAGTTGAGCTTTATCAAAATAATTGACGCAAGGGGAACCAATATTCACCTCACTATCAGATGCACTGTCATCTCTCTCGGCAGAATCAGCTCCCAAGCTCATGACATCATCTTGCTTGTCATCATTCTCATCCTCACAAGGATCAAGCACACTCTTAACCTGTGAAAGAAAAGATATCAGTGTGAACTGCTTGACTACTGAAAAGGAAACTAGTTATATATATTCATTCCCCTGTGATCTGGCCCACACCTTCAGAGCTAACACGAAATGCTTGCTATTGACATTTCCGACCTCCAACTTCAGAGGatttttcatccatggattgAGAGCCTCCTCGTCAGTGCAGCCTCTAAAGAAAGGAGGCTCATAATCAGCAGGCTGCACAACCAGCAATTCTGTTACAAAAGTTTTCTTTGACCAAAATATGACAAGCTGAGTGACTTTTGAAGcaaaatgatatttaaatggTGAACTGGAAATAACAAAGCTAGGAAAGTTCtatgagatgtatttgatatgaCTAAGCAGTGTTTTCTGTGCATGAGTAGCCCGAGAACCATTTATTGGCACAACTACAGCAATCAATCTGGGGCTCAAACTCAGAAATTAACTTAAGCTACAAAATTACAGAAGTGAGATGACTTCTCAGAAGGAGAGATCTTATTTCCTGAATGTCAAAAAGAGATGATAATGCTCTTAAAGGCAATGTGCTTATAGATGCAAATACATAATTCGCATGGCTATATTATGTGAAAGTTTTACATTCCCCTTAAACTCAAACATTGAGAGGCAAGCTAAAAGAGGAAAGGGGAAAGAAAAACagaaacaaacaaaattgagAAAAGGGCATACCGTGACATCATCATGATAAAGAAGCTTCATCAGTATAGTTCGCTGagaaaaaatcaagacaatCGAACCTTAGCAACAAGATGATAGTAGACAATTGTCAAACGTCAATGCACAATGAAACAATGCTTTTTAGGAACAACAGAAAGTTTTACCTCTTCTGGCATCTTATCGAGAGTTCTCATCAACTGAATCAATGTACGAACCATTTTACAAGCAGAACTCCTGAAACATACTTTCCTCTCAACACAAAAGGTTCTTGTAATCCAAAAAACAACCAGCATGAGACTGATAAAGTAAAAAGATCATTAGACCATAGTCACCTCATTTGATTGGGTGTTATTTCAGTGGTTGAGTTACACTTGAATGTTCCCCCTTTCTTCATTCCAATACGATTGACATTCATTGACACTTCTTCAGAGTCGGAATTTGAATAACTGAAAGAAACTGCAAGTAGATAACTAAGTGTATAAGCTATTGTCACAAGCCAGGCTACTGAAGTATCAGCTCTTCTTTTAGCAATTTCTTTGTCTCAGGCAACACCTATGGTCCTAGATTGTAATCTAGTCAGTTTCAGATGTGATTAGCCGGTGTAAAATATGATACTACGATCTGATTGAATTCATCACTTAACCAACTTATATTGGCTCTTCTTACATGCATATTCCTCAATCATTGGTCCATCAATTGCTTCGCACACACAGAACAGAAGCGTTTTCAGATATTTCTTCTGTAATGCATCATAAACACCTAGGAACGGAGAAGAATGTGAGCGTAAGAtatgaaaaggaagaaaataaacTGTAAGGATTAGCTTGCAAACTAGCAAAAGATCAACATACCTTTTTCCATCCAATCAATAAGTCTACGTGACTCTGCATCCATTGGCATTAGCTTCTTGATCTTCATCTCTGCTTGTGATACAAGTATCcagtaaattaatttgaaaaacttAAATAGAAGgtatttcaaaaaagaaaaattgtagAGAAAGGTTACCTAAGGCTGGAACAGATTTATCACTGAAATATTTCTCAGGAAAGAGGCCTCTGATGTAACTAATGTTGAATATAGCAATACGCAGAAGGTTCCTTGTCTGTTTTTGAAAACCATGGAGAAAAAAGTGAGTCCAGATAATTAGCATGTAGTACTTAATAAT
This sequence is a window from Solanum dulcamara chromosome 10, daSolDulc1.2, whole genome shotgun sequence. Protein-coding genes within it:
- the LOC129870588 gene encoding TMV resistance protein N-like, which codes for MNQQKSSSCLVPITPEIIRWSYDVFLSFRGEDIRKTFVDHLYAALQQKGINTFKDDEKLEKGNSISPGLMRAIEESRIALIIFSKKYANSTWCLDEAVKIMECKNVKGQIVLPVFYDVDPSTVRKQKSSFEEAFNNYEDCFQVQKWRAAIEEAANLSGWDLANTANAHEAVVIKQIVEDIMARLGSQSMKNGENLIGIESRMEKVYKMLSIGSGGVRFVGILGMSGVGKTTLARVIYDNIRSQFEGSCFLHEVRDRSAKHNGLVHLQEILLSEILFMKDVNINNLYEGVNRQIQRLQYKKVLLVLDDVDHVDQLDALARKREWFGHGSRIIITTKDKHLLVKHDVEKIYRMTTLNENESLQLFKLYAFKKICLTDEFRDLSAQVIRHCAGLPLALKVLGSFLYGRDLAEWESEVERLKQIPEDEIVKKLELCFNGLNKIEQKILLDIVCFFIGKKKESVTRILESFNFSPVIGIKVLMEKSLIMFSQGRIQVHQLIQEMCWYIIRQEASDDPRRYSRLWLPENISHVLAADLGTEKIEGMSLNLALAQEVNISSAAFTQMSRLRFLSIQNTNVHHGPNFLPGELRWLNWHAYPSRSLPVSFQGEKLVGLKLKDSRIIQLWQGSKVLGKLKYINLSESQKLVRTPDFSGTPNLERLVLEGCTNLVEIIFSVRDLRRLVLLNLKNCRNLKTLPKIIQLESLKILILSGCLKLKKLSEIKEKMNCLSEVYLEGTALRELPESVENFSGVTLINLSNCKYLENLPSSICRLKCLRTLDLSGCSRLERLSDDFGLLESLEELHCDDTAIRTIPSCVSQLKNLKHLSLRGCKNALGLQVWSSLIFSWLLGKGHNNSMGLFFPNLSGLCSLTKLDISDCNILDGGILSNLGFLPSLEEVNLGKNDFAVIPSASINGLTRLKVVELVGCKRLEIFPELPLSIEEVYADECTSLRSGIDQLSKYPMLSRVSLTQCHQLVKNEPDVPVVDSLWNHMLKGLSMVDDDFSICIPGSEVPEWFTYKNLGPSISVTLPKNWYTNKFMGFALCVVFNSFKEPSCMNLGYLKKIPGFLVIFKLTRHDGKPGLFFKSIGSVGSEECPDSGHILLAYASFDSFWSTHEYRVCNPNDWIQIDICGTDADVAIKGWGMHLLYENDIINDELVIQTNSSRYGKMGLFHAIFDGSKYMKRKRHGHTSFSRLPSYFDELGYVNSFGETSNEDFDETLFGRGFIGIVEAHQIVDITMGESTFLTESCFQIFIDS
- the LOC129871715 gene encoding meiosis-specific protein ASY1-like is translated as MVVAQKLKESEITEQDSLLLTRNLLRIAIFNISYIRGLFPEKYFSDKSVPALEMKIKKLMPMDAESRRLIDWMEKGVYDALQKKYLKTLLFCVCEAIDGPMIEEYAFSFSYSNSDSEEVSMNVNRIGMKKGGTFKCNSTTEITPNQMRSSACKMVRTLIQLMRTLDKMPEERTILMKLLYHDDVTPADYEPPFFRGCTDEEALNPWMKNPLKLEVGNVNSKHFVLALKVKSVLDPCEDENDDKQDDVMSLGADSAERDDSASDSEFSDSDEDQYIVAPVEKQNVQDKDDMIDEDDTQDPAEDEQQFGRVKYWISSYHLDRVEMTDVLSNFPDISVALVEDILEKLVKEGILSSAGTDTYIIKKQKKFDYEFDVVKEETEGQQNQNGNQSQNGKGEDYMYMKALFHALPMKYVTVAKLQSKLEGEANQTAVKKLIDKMTQDGFIEAKNYRRLGKRVIHSDLTEEKLAEVKKVLAKDSVDVNMHESANNFRDLSTCGALHSIGSDLTRTIGKSDAAYWNGSFMSDLTVSKRKEHENTPLSKAEPVASRESFVPGKENGRVNGKPNQPDEYEIVCSRSSQEKRRRKASMVKEPILQYLTRQNSQVV